In Xanthomonas theicola, a single genomic region encodes these proteins:
- a CDS encoding LysR substrate-binding domain-containing protein, with amino-acid sequence MAKLLDGQLNIVIGRILGLHGGGELEFEPLADEPHSAVVRAGHRLSARADLHHADLRATAGRRRRWTVCCARLDAMFMEHGAPAALQSIIETLSLPLMTSLLRGSDLLAALPGRRGGVIRAGKAADRPADRAGGADGVVRHHPSP; translated from the coding sequence GTGGCCAAGCTGCTGGATGGTCAGCTGAACATCGTGATTGGCCGCATCCTCGGCCTGCACGGCGGCGGCGAACTGGAGTTCGAACCGCTGGCCGACGAGCCGCATTCGGCGGTGGTGCGCGCTGGGCATCGGCTGTCGGCACGCGCCGACCTGCACCACGCCGACCTGCGCGCTACGGCTGGGCGCCGCCGCCGGTGGACAGTGTGCTGCGCGCGCCTGGACGCAATGTTCATGGAGCACGGCGCGCCGGCGGCCCTGCAGAGCATCATCGAGACCTTGTCGCTGCCGCTCATGACCAGCCTGCTGCGCGGCAGCGACCTGCTGGCGGCGCTGCCCGGTCGACGCGGTGGCGTCATACGTGCAGGCAAAGCTGCTGATCGTCCTGCCGATCGCGCTGGGGGTGCGGATGGAGTCGTTCGGCATCATCCGTCGCCGTGA